A window of the Agromyces mariniharenae genome harbors these coding sequences:
- the ftsX gene encoding permease-like cell division protein FtsX codes for MRFGLVLAEAGNGLRRNATMVVSVVLVTFISLTFVGTAALMQLQIAQMKNYWYDRAQVAVYLCTSVSTAAGCTDGEATEEQKAAVEGQLDSDTLNPFIDEFYFEDHQQAYENFQQQFEGTPAADYVTPEVLNETFWVNLVDPSQAAVIAESLAGLAGVEQVVDQRRYLDQIFDVLNAASYTAIAIAAIMLVAAALLIATTIRLSAFSRRRELGIMRLVGASNRFIQTPFVLEGVFAGLLGSLLAGGAVIAIVHFFVQGYLAQSLSFTFVDLTDAFIVVPILVAVGVLLAAVSAGIAITRYLKV; via the coding sequence ATGAGGTTCGGGCTCGTGCTCGCCGAGGCCGGGAACGGCCTGCGGCGCAACGCGACGATGGTCGTGTCGGTCGTGCTCGTCACGTTCATCTCCCTCACGTTCGTGGGCACCGCGGCGCTCATGCAGCTGCAGATCGCCCAGATGAAGAACTACTGGTACGACCGGGCGCAGGTGGCGGTGTACCTCTGCACGTCGGTGTCGACCGCCGCGGGATGCACCGACGGCGAGGCGACCGAGGAGCAGAAGGCGGCCGTCGAGGGGCAGCTCGACTCCGACACGCTCAATCCGTTCATCGACGAGTTCTACTTCGAGGACCACCAGCAGGCGTACGAGAACTTCCAGCAGCAGTTCGAGGGCACGCCCGCGGCCGACTACGTGACGCCCGAGGTGCTCAACGAGACGTTCTGGGTGAACCTCGTCGACCCGTCGCAGGCTGCCGTCATCGCCGAGAGCCTCGCGGGCCTCGCGGGCGTCGAGCAGGTCGTCGACCAGCGCCGCTACCTCGACCAGATCTTCGACGTGCTGAACGCGGCGAGCTACACGGCCATCGCGATCGCGGCGATCATGCTCGTCGCGGCGGCGCTGCTCATCGCGACGACCATCCGCCTCTCGGCGTTCTCGCGCCGCCGGGAGCTCGGCATCATGCGGCTGGTCGGCGCCTCGAACCGGTTCATCCAGACGCCGTTCGTGCTCGAGGGCGTGTTCGCGGGGCTGCTCGGATCGCTGCTCGCAGGCGGCGCGGTGATCGCGATCGTGCACTTCTTCGTGCAGGGCTACCTCGCGCAGAGCCTGTCGTTCACGTTCGTCGACCTCACCGACGCGTTCATCGTGGTGCCGATCCTCGTCGCGGTGGGCGTGCTGCTCGCGGCCGTGTCGGCCGGGATCGCGATCACGCGCTACCTGAAGGTGTGA
- the ftsE gene encoding cell division ATP-binding protein FtsE: protein MIRFDAVTKTYPGQSRPALDDLGVEILRGEFVFLVGASGSGKSSFLRLILKEEKPTKGKIHVLGQDLGSISSRKVPYFRRDLGVVFQDFRLLPNKNVYENVAFTLRVIGKSRGFIQSAVPETLKLVGLDGKGKRMPHELSGGEQQRVAIARAIVNKPQILLADEPTGNLDPVTSAGIMTLLERINSSGTTVVMATHEAGIVDQMQRRVIELSAGEIVRDERGAGYGAALGDVDAALTGEEPVEASAEAAAAPAAPAGPVPDEEAVAAVLAGGAAAKGGRKAKATTPRSRAAKATGSVPKAAAAAAASDAAAAELATDTDGEAATAGAPAAPAKPAPAKPAPARKPVKKAAPKVDRKVMEEKQPLYVEPEERDEVTDAAAAITAAATASVPVTPAGDTAEPAAEPGTAAPAAKAGGVASEHLTLAERLGLRAPGGPREGDDQQEVGPTK from the coding sequence ATGATCCGATTCGACGCCGTCACCAAGACCTACCCGGGACAGTCGAGGCCCGCCCTGGACGACCTCGGGGTGGAGATCCTCCGTGGTGAGTTCGTATTCCTGGTCGGGGCCTCGGGCTCCGGCAAGTCGAGCTTCCTCCGGCTCATCCTCAAGGAGGAGAAGCCGACCAAGGGCAAGATCCACGTGCTCGGACAGGACCTCGGCTCGATCTCGAGCCGCAAAGTGCCGTACTTCCGTCGCGACCTCGGCGTCGTCTTCCAGGACTTCCGGCTGCTGCCGAACAAGAACGTGTACGAGAACGTCGCGTTCACCCTGCGGGTCATCGGCAAGTCTCGCGGCTTCATCCAGTCGGCCGTGCCCGAGACCCTCAAGCTCGTGGGCCTCGACGGCAAGGGCAAGCGGATGCCGCACGAGCTCTCGGGCGGCGAGCAGCAGCGCGTCGCGATCGCGCGGGCCATCGTCAACAAGCCCCAGATCCTCCTCGCCGACGAGCCGACGGGCAACCTCGACCCGGTGACGAGCGCGGGCATCATGACGCTCCTGGAGCGCATCAACTCCAGCGGCACGACCGTGGTCATGGCCACGCACGAGGCCGGCATCGTCGACCAGATGCAGCGCCGCGTCATCGAGCTGTCGGCCGGCGAGATCGTGCGCGACGAGCGGGGCGCCGGTTACGGCGCGGCCCTTGGCGACGTCGACGCGGCGCTCACGGGCGAGGAGCCCGTCGAGGCGTCGGCCGAGGCCGCCGCCGCACCTGCCGCGCCCGCCGGTCCGGTCCCCGACGAGGAGGCCGTCGCTGCGGTGCTCGCGGGCGGCGCCGCCGCGAAGGGCGGCCGGAAGGCGAAGGCGACGACGCCGCGCTCCAGGGCCGCGAAGGCGACGGGTTCCGTGCCGAAGGCGGCAGCGGCCGCGGCGGCATCCGATGCGGCCGCGGCCGAGCTGGCCACCGACACCGACGGCGAGGCCGCGACGGCCGGCGCGCCTGCGGCCCCGGCGAAGCCCGCGCCCGCGAAGCCCGCCCCGGCGAGGAAGCCCGTGAAGAAGGCCGCGCCCAAGGTCGACCGCAAGGTCATGGAGGAGAAGCAGCCGCTCTACGTCGAGCCCGAGGAGCGCGACGAGGTGACGGATGCCGCGGCGGCGATCACCGCGGCCGCCACCGCGTCCGTCCCCGTCACGCCCGCGGGCGACACCGCAGAGCCCGCGGCCGAGCCCGGCACCGCCGCACCCGCCGCGAAGGCCGGCGGCGTGGCATCCGAGCACCTGACCCTCGCCGAGCGCCTCGGGCTGCGCGCCCCCGGCGGACCGCGCGAGGGTGACGACCAGCAGGAAGTGGGACCGACGAAATGA
- a CDS encoding SIMPL domain-containing protein: MPTTIAVTGRAEERIAPELGAVTLSVGGSGAAREHVYGRTSAAHERLLAQVRELEASGALDTWSAGQLRVWSYRPWNNEGRQLPVVHQASADVEVVFSDLSRIGEWVGEAAGSDEITIGGIDWRLTEATRRRVQEAAQRAAVADAVTKARVYASALGLGTPTPVELADQGLLAVQPGPPMPKAMMMRAVADVGSAAPTEFAPQELVIEAAVDARFTADPA; the protein is encoded by the coding sequence ATGCCGACCACGATCGCCGTCACCGGACGCGCCGAGGAGCGCATCGCCCCCGAGCTGGGCGCCGTCACGCTCTCGGTCGGCGGCTCGGGCGCCGCGCGCGAGCACGTCTACGGCCGCACGAGCGCCGCGCACGAGCGCCTCCTCGCCCAGGTCCGCGAGCTCGAGGCATCCGGCGCGCTCGACACCTGGTCGGCCGGCCAGCTGCGCGTGTGGTCGTACCGGCCATGGAACAACGAGGGTCGGCAGCTGCCCGTCGTCCACCAGGCGAGTGCCGACGTCGAGGTCGTCTTCAGCGACCTCTCCCGCATCGGCGAGTGGGTCGGCGAGGCGGCCGGCTCCGACGAGATCACGATCGGCGGCATCGACTGGCGCCTCACCGAGGCCACGCGTCGTCGCGTGCAGGAGGCCGCCCAGCGCGCGGCCGTGGCCGACGCCGTGACGAAAGCCCGGGTCTACGCGTCGGCGCTCGGGCTCGGCACGCCCACTCCCGTCGAGCTGGCCGACCAGGGCCTGCTCGCCGTGCAGCCCGGCCCGCCCATGCCGAAGGCCATGATGATGCGCGCCGTCGCCGACGTCGGCAGCGCCGCGCCCACCGAGTTCGCGCCGCAAGAGCTCGTGATCGAGGCCGCCGTCGACGCCCGCTTCACCGCCGACCCTGCCTGA
- a CDS encoding glycoside hydrolase domain-containing protein, producing MIGRVDPFIGTEVTDLPPPTGIAATWWWPKPQVGNTHPGATYPLGMVSACAYSGAYPTGYGRYDLSTEGVPTTIHDDAVASGFTHFQQSGTGAIRKYYNYFRVTPMLEPLDVLGRTWHLVDEEAEPGYYAATLDSGIRAELTVGPKSAVHRYTFPRNRNARVVVDFSLGGLSIPHGETIPLRAHLESIGPGVAQGEIVVEGAPLAVYVECDARSWRQMLWYDRRLMPGGTRLAFDHIRPTTLRPFGLMWAGPSDAGQTVEVRIGFSLRGVEQARENLRRDCGVGPARFPQRRDRTRKAWRRQLKAITVDTPSADRETVFSTALYHSLIKPCLAPEESPFWPSDGPFVYDLSTMWDIYRTQLPLITALLPDRAVELGTALLTICEEEGNFPIGYRMARGSDRFSRQGSALAQTFLADLCGLGLPGIDWEWALVHMHTDLRRTYGEDFLLRGVAHPISHTLDLAYGYWCTAGIAERVGDRDLVEQFRTLAARWVNAFDDATGLLQDSTFYEGSRHNYSFRLLHDMRNRIGLAGGDDAFVRMLDAFFGYGAEPVRQPGVRPGLEELANGYALGRFEGLNNEPDMEAPWAYHYAGRPDRTAEVVHAAVHQQFGTGRGGLPGNDDSGGLSSWYVWASLGLFPVAGQNLFLVNAPSFAESELRLGDGELRIETTGFVEPERDGPTQYVQSATFNGVPLDRTWLRGDDVHRGGRLRIELGPEPSSWGRDGRPPSASDP from the coding sequence GTGATCGGCCGCGTCGATCCGTTCATCGGCACGGAGGTCACCGACCTGCCGCCGCCCACGGGCATCGCGGCCACGTGGTGGTGGCCGAAGCCGCAGGTGGGCAACACGCATCCAGGTGCGACGTATCCGCTCGGGATGGTCTCGGCGTGCGCCTACTCGGGCGCCTATCCCACCGGATACGGGCGGTACGACCTCAGTACCGAGGGCGTGCCGACGACCATCCACGACGACGCCGTGGCATCCGGCTTCACGCACTTCCAGCAGTCGGGCACGGGAGCGATCCGCAAGTACTACAACTACTTCCGGGTCACGCCCATGCTCGAGCCGCTCGACGTGCTCGGTCGCACGTGGCACCTGGTCGACGAAGAGGCGGAACCGGGCTACTACGCGGCGACGCTCGACTCCGGCATCCGCGCCGAGCTCACGGTGGGGCCGAAGAGCGCGGTGCACCGCTACACGTTCCCGCGCAACCGCAACGCGCGCGTGGTGGTCGACTTCTCGCTCGGCGGGCTCTCGATCCCCCACGGCGAGACGATCCCGCTGCGCGCGCACCTCGAGTCGATCGGGCCAGGGGTGGCACAGGGCGAGATCGTGGTGGAGGGCGCCCCGCTCGCGGTGTACGTCGAGTGCGACGCGCGATCGTGGCGGCAGATGCTCTGGTACGACCGCCGGCTCATGCCCGGCGGCACCCGGCTGGCGTTCGACCACATCCGGCCGACCACGCTGCGGCCGTTCGGACTCATGTGGGCGGGGCCCAGCGACGCCGGCCAGACGGTCGAGGTGCGCATCGGGTTCTCTCTGCGTGGCGTCGAGCAGGCCCGTGAGAACCTCCGGCGCGACTGCGGCGTCGGGCCGGCGCGGTTCCCGCAACGACGCGACCGCACCAGGAAGGCGTGGCGCCGGCAGCTCAAGGCGATCACCGTGGACACGCCGTCGGCCGACCGCGAGACGGTGTTCTCCACGGCGCTCTACCACTCGCTCATCAAGCCGTGCCTGGCCCCCGAGGAGAGTCCGTTCTGGCCGTCCGACGGGCCGTTCGTCTACGACCTCTCGACGATGTGGGACATCTATCGCACGCAACTGCCACTGATCACCGCGCTGCTGCCCGACCGGGCGGTCGAGCTCGGCACGGCACTCCTCACCATCTGCGAGGAGGAGGGCAACTTCCCCATCGGCTACCGCATGGCGCGCGGCAGCGACCGCTTCTCGCGGCAGGGCAGCGCGCTGGCGCAGACGTTCCTCGCCGACCTGTGCGGCCTCGGGCTGCCCGGGATCGACTGGGAGTGGGCGCTCGTGCACATGCACACCGACCTGCGCCGCACGTACGGCGAAGACTTCCTGCTGCGCGGCGTCGCGCACCCGATCAGCCACACGCTCGACCTGGCCTATGGGTACTGGTGCACGGCGGGCATCGCCGAACGCGTCGGCGATCGCGACCTCGTCGAGCAGTTCCGCACCCTCGCCGCGCGCTGGGTGAACGCGTTCGACGACGCCACGGGCCTGCTGCAGGACTCGACGTTCTACGAGGGCAGCCGCCACAACTACTCGTTCCGGCTCTTGCACGACATGCGCAACCGCATCGGCCTCGCCGGCGGCGACGACGCCTTCGTGCGCATGCTCGACGCGTTCTTCGGCTACGGCGCCGAGCCCGTGCGCCAACCGGGCGTGCGCCCGGGGCTCGAGGAGCTCGCGAACGGGTACGCGCTCGGCCGGTTCGAGGGCCTCAACAACGAGCCCGACATGGAGGCCCCATGGGCCTACCACTACGCCGGACGCCCCGACCGCACCGCCGAGGTCGTGCACGCCGCGGTGCACCAGCAGTTCGGCACCGGCCGCGGCGGCCTGCCCGGCAACGACGACTCGGGCGGCCTCAGCTCCTGGTACGTGTGGGCGTCGCTCGGGCTGTTCCCGGTCGCGGGGCAGAACCTGTTCCTCGTCAACGCCCCGTCGTTCGCGGAGTCCGAGCTGCGCCTCGGCGACGGCGAGCTGCGCATCGAGACCACGGGGTTCGTCGAGCCCGAGCGCGACGGGCCGACGCAGTACGTGCAGTCCGCCACGTTCAACGGCGTCCCGCTCGACCGCACCTGGTTGCGCGGGGACGACGTGCACCGCGGCGGCCGATTGCGCATCGAGCTCGGCCCCGAGCCGAGCTCGTGGGGTCGTGACGGCCGGCCGCCGTCGGCTTCGGATCCCTGA
- the smpB gene encoding SsrA-binding protein SmpB: MPKERGQKVVATNRRARHDYLIEDTYEAGIVLTGTEVKSLREGRASLVDGYAFIDNGEMWLDAVHIPEYTEGTWNNHAPRRKRKLLLHKQEIIKISHRTKDGGYTLIPLSIYFSDGRAKVELAVAKGKREYDKRQALRERQDKREADRAMASRRNLGE; encoded by the coding sequence GTGCCCAAGGAACGCGGTCAGAAGGTCGTCGCGACCAACCGCCGGGCGCGCCACGACTACCTCATCGAGGACACGTACGAGGCGGGCATCGTGCTCACCGGCACCGAGGTGAAGTCGCTCCGCGAGGGGCGCGCGTCGCTCGTCGACGGCTACGCGTTCATCGACAACGGCGAGATGTGGCTCGACGCCGTGCACATCCCCGAGTACACCGAGGGCACGTGGAACAACCACGCCCCGAGGCGCAAGCGCAAGCTGCTGCTGCACAAGCAGGAGATCATCAAGATCAGCCACCGCACGAAGGACGGCGGGTACACGCTCATCCCGCTGTCGATCTACTTCAGCGACGGCCGGGCCAAGGTGGAGCTCGCGGTGGCGAAGGGCAAGCGCGAGTACGACAAGCGCCAGGCGCTGCGCGAGCGGCAGGACAAGCGCGAGGCCGACCGGGCCATGGCGAGCCGGCGGAACCTCGGCGAGTAG
- a CDS encoding tyrosine-protein phosphatase yields METSTRIPVPGTYNFRDVGGLPAKTGTVRDGVLFRSDGLHRLGAEGRAALRELGIGIVIDLRDENEAAVMPDDLDGLDVEVLRLPVFEGSGASQGRGGISLDALYDRIVTQHAPIVVGALREISSAGDRSVVVHCTAGKDRTGIVVALTLLAVGVDRDAVVEDYARTEGNLAGEWLEDMVTMIGRYGVPDTPELRVLMGGSPREALEGVIDTVERAHGSTREYLLASGLTLHELAALEALLIDGGR; encoded by the coding sequence ATGGAGACCTCGACCCGTATCCCGGTTCCCGGCACGTACAACTTCCGCGACGTCGGCGGGCTGCCGGCGAAGACCGGCACGGTGCGCGACGGGGTGCTGTTCCGGTCCGACGGGCTGCACCGCCTCGGCGCCGAGGGGCGCGCCGCGTTGCGCGAGCTGGGCATCGGCATCGTCATCGACCTGCGCGACGAGAACGAGGCCGCGGTCATGCCCGACGACCTCGACGGACTCGACGTCGAGGTGCTGCGACTGCCGGTCTTCGAGGGCTCGGGCGCCTCGCAGGGCCGGGGCGGCATCTCGCTCGACGCGCTCTACGACCGCATCGTGACCCAGCACGCGCCCATCGTCGTCGGCGCGCTGCGCGAGATCTCGAGCGCGGGGGACCGCTCGGTCGTCGTGCACTGCACCGCCGGCAAGGACCGCACGGGCATCGTCGTCGCACTCACGCTGCTCGCGGTGGGCGTCGACCGCGACGCCGTCGTCGAGGACTACGCGCGCACCGAGGGCAACCTCGCCGGCGAGTGGCTGGAGGACATGGTGACCATGATCGGCCGCTACGGAGTGCCCGACACCCCCGAGCTGCGCGTGCTCATGGGCGGCAGCCCGCGCGAGGCGCTCGAGGGCGTGATCGACACGGTCGAGCGCGCCCACGGCTCGACGCGCGAGTACCTGCTCGCGTCGGGGCTCACGCTGCACGAGCTGGCGGCGCTCGAGGCCCTGCTCATCGACGGCGGGCGCTGA
- a CDS encoding glycosyltransferase, with translation MTAKPRSRLVIVNRADPVICGHSVEGRNLAEAALERGFDEVRIVTWPIDRLEATGLPLKPLDRMLPYSEGIIVERPEPVGDYKVPDGRWLAGITGRLVELFTDGVPTVCLSLYLSPHTVAVTDAVRAAWSTGLPVNVTTIAEAVGSDVTNVVRSCVEEGRFGAAAHILSSYLAQDHCVAVSEYTRDLIVAAASEIDAFHGTRFADQCRERIRISYPAIDTSQYLDLDPALVDGVLAARGLERDGYVFFLSRLTRAKGVDDLIAAFERTPANARLKLVIAGRGPDAAWFRRLAAASPVADRIVFLDDVDDAEKPFLMAGCAAYVLPSKPRPEFVETFGIALAEQMLAGGGAVITTETGGIGEAVGDHAFIVPVDDPDAIAAAIDQALALPVEERVARAERARAYALQFDRMAVFDRLFDAAGVLPARQPA, from the coding sequence ATGACCGCCAAGCCCCGCTCCCGACTCGTCATCGTCAACCGCGCCGACCCCGTGATCTGCGGCCACTCCGTCGAGGGACGCAACCTCGCCGAGGCGGCCCTCGAGCGCGGCTTCGACGAGGTGCGCATCGTGACCTGGCCGATCGACCGCCTCGAGGCGACCGGCCTGCCGCTGAAGCCGCTCGATCGCATGCTCCCCTACAGCGAGGGCATCATCGTCGAGCGCCCCGAACCGGTCGGCGACTACAAGGTGCCCGACGGCCGCTGGCTCGCGGGCATCACCGGCCGCCTCGTCGAGCTCTTCACCGACGGCGTGCCGACCGTGTGCCTCTCGCTCTACCTCAGCCCGCACACGGTCGCCGTCACCGACGCCGTGCGTGCGGCGTGGAGCACGGGCCTGCCCGTGAACGTCACGACCATCGCCGAGGCGGTGGGGTCGGATGTCACGAACGTCGTCCGCTCGTGCGTGGAGGAGGGCCGGTTCGGGGCCGCCGCGCACATCCTCTCGAGCTACCTCGCACAGGACCACTGCGTCGCCGTCTCGGAGTACACCCGCGACCTCATCGTCGCCGCGGCATCCGAGATCGACGCGTTCCACGGCACGCGGTTCGCCGACCAGTGCCGCGAGCGCATCCGCATCTCGTACCCGGCGATCGACACGTCGCAGTACCTCGACCTCGACCCCGCGCTCGTCGACGGCGTGCTCGCGGCACGCGGACTCGAGCGCGACGGCTACGTCTTCTTCCTCTCGCGCCTCACCAGGGCGAAGGGCGTCGACGACCTGATCGCCGCCTTCGAGCGCACGCCCGCGAACGCCCGGCTCAAGCTCGTGATCGCCGGCCGGGGGCCGGATGCCGCGTGGTTCCGGCGGCTCGCGGCCGCCTCGCCGGTCGCCGATCGCATCGTCTTCCTCGATGACGTCGACGACGCCGAGAAGCCCTTCCTCATGGCCGGATGCGCCGCCTACGTGCTGCCGAGCAAGCCGCGACCGGAATTCGTCGAGACGTTCGGCATCGCCCTCGCCGAGCAGATGCTCGCGGGCGGTGGTGCGGTGATCACGACCGAGACGGGCGGGATCGGCGAGGCCGTCGGCGACCACGCCTTCATCGTGCCCGTCGACGATCCCGACGCGATCGCGGCCGCGATCGACCAGGCGCTCGCGCTGCCCGTCGAGGAGCGCGTCGCGCGAGCCGAGCGGGCTCGCGCATACGCGCTGCAGTTCGACCGGATGGCCGTGTTCGACCGGCTCTTCGACGCGGCCGGCGTGCTCCCGGCACGCCAGCCCGCCTGA
- a CDS encoding gamma-glutamyl-gamma-aminobutyrate hydrolase family protein codes for MTVPLIGIVADRKAASYGSWVDIPTDAISHTYVSAVQEAGGAPIIFPSLDVHVDDPERLIDLVDGLFLPGGRDLDAELYGSVAHPTNDKPLRVRDELEIALTQLARERDIPILGACRGMQVLNVALGGTLEQHLGDRIDLTPHRNIYGEHTSHPVSILPDTLLRSITHEADFEISSHHHQGVDRLGEGLVVSASAPDGVVEAIETTNGAFCLGVQWHPEERLDPEGIALIRAFVQAARTRALAKFAVRS; via the coding sequence ATGACGGTTCCACTCATCGGCATCGTGGCCGACCGCAAGGCCGCGAGCTACGGCTCGTGGGTCGACATCCCGACCGACGCGATCTCGCACACCTACGTCTCCGCGGTGCAGGAGGCGGGCGGCGCGCCGATCATCTTCCCGAGCCTCGACGTGCACGTCGACGACCCCGAGCGCCTCATCGACCTCGTCGACGGACTCTTCCTGCCGGGCGGGCGCGACCTCGACGCCGAGCTCTACGGCAGCGTCGCGCACCCGACGAACGATAAGCCCCTGCGCGTGCGCGACGAGCTCGAGATCGCCCTCACGCAGCTCGCGCGCGAGCGCGACATCCCGATCCTCGGCGCGTGCCGCGGCATGCAGGTGCTCAACGTCGCGCTCGGCGGCACGCTCGAGCAGCACCTCGGCGACCGCATCGACCTCACCCCGCACCGGAACATCTACGGCGAGCACACGTCGCATCCCGTGTCGATCCTGCCCGACACACTGCTGCGGAGCATCACGCACGAGGCGGACTTCGAGATCTCGTCGCACCACCACCAGGGCGTCGACCGCCTCGGCGAGGGGCTCGTGGTCTCGGCGAGCGCGCCCGACGGCGTCGTCGAGGCGATCGAGACGACCAACGGCGCGTTCTGCCTCGGCGTGCAGTGGCACCCCGAGGAACGGCTCGACCCCGAGGGCATCGCGCTCATCCGCGCGTTCGTGCAGGCAGCGCGCACGCGGGCGCTCGCGAAGTTCGCGGTGCGGTCGTAG